From the genome of Sinanaerobacter sp. ZZT-01:
CAGGAAGTGAATACTACAATGCAAATACAAAGAAAAACCTTGCCATAACCTATACAAATCCAGATACTTCATTTAAGGGCACCGTTGATGTCCCTTGGACAACTTCGGATAAAAAAACCGGATATATCTACAAGAATGGTAACCATACACAAGCATACTATCCAAATCCAAAGCTCTATAACGCATATAATAAGGGCGTTGCTGCAAATTCAAAGTACTCTGATAGCACACTTTCCTTTGTAGGAAACATGATCCAGGCAGAAAAGACACCTTCCTTCGGCTATGCAGACTGCCATAAAACAGGAAGCAATCATATCGCTGTTAACCCATACGCCTATGGAATTCAAGAGTATAATGGCGATGGGATGGATCTGGATTGGGCTGTTGATAAAGATGGCAATGGTGTGCAAATTGATCGTGCAAAATATATTAAAATTTATACGGCTGCACTTGAAGATAACGGAATCATGGGAGAAACCTCTTCGGAAGTAGCCGGAATCTTTACAGCGCAAAGCCAAAAATCTGCGGTGGGAAAAACAAATAACTTAAAAGAACTTGTAATCAACGGAGAATCCATAGCGTTAATCGACGGAACCTACCATTATATCTACGATGCTACAGATTTAAAAAGTTTAATGATTACAGCAACTGGCAACAGCTCAGATAATATCTTTATCAATAATAGAAGAATCTCTTCCGGTACAAGCTCTGAGCCACTCGCTTTAGCAGACAAAGTCAGAATCATTGTTCAGAATGGAGAAAAAGAACCACTTATCTATACCATTCGTATCATTGGGGCAAATATCGGAGATCATTCAGATTATCAGTTGAAGCATTATCTCTCAGACTTAATCGTTACAAAGCTGCCGGATAAAACCGTCTATAAATTGGGAGAAAGCCTCAATACTAAAGGAATTGCCCTAAAGGCAAAATATATATCAGACGGCGCTGTTGTATTAAAAGATATTGATACCGCTGCCTGCACGATTGAAGGATTTGACAGCAAGGTAACAGGTGCTCAAAGTATTAAAGTATCTCATTATGAAGATTATTATGATGACAATGATAACTTTATCAAGAGGATAAATACTTCCGCTATTTTTGTTATAAATGTGATCGATGAAAAGCAGGAAAATCCAATAGAAAAAGAACAATCCGTTATTTTAACGATTAAAGGAGCAAATGGAAAGACTTGGACCAGCAGCCGCTATGTCATTGATCCAGGTGTCACATCAGTTATGGATGCACTTAAAGCAGTTTTAGCCCTTAACGGCACAACCTATACGATTAAATCTGGTGATAAATATGTCTCCAGTATAGACGGGCTTGGTGAATTTGACTTGGGTAAAAATTCCGGCTGGATGGTAAAAGTAGATAATTATCTAATCGATGTAAGTGCAGCTGACTGGAAATTAAATGGAGGTGAAAAAATCCTTTGGTTCTATACAGAAGATTGGACTAAAGTTTCCGGTACAAAAGGCTGGAATCCAGAAGAAACGGTTACAGAGGAAACCACTAATGCAGAAGGAACTACCATAAGCGGTAAAGCCACAGCAGAAGCTAAAACAGATGCACAGGGAAAAGCAAGTGCAGTTATTGGCGCAGAAACAGTAAAGGATGCCATTGCCAAGATGCTAAAAGAAGCTGAAAAAATTAAGAAGCAAGGAACTTCCGCTAATAAAGAAATCATTCTTGAGGTTCGATCGGATTCAAAAGCCAATAGCGTTGAAACCACGATTCCTCAAGCAGCAGTTTCCGAGCTTCATAACAGTGTAGATACGGTAAAATTATCGACCTCTGTAGGAAAACTTTTCTTTGACAAGCATTCTTTAAACACCCTGTATAAGGAAAAGGGAGATCTAAAGATTACAATTACAAAGAAAAGTGCAGAAACGGTACGAATCAATGCGGCAAACATTTCGGAGAAAAGCAAAGAGCAGATTAAAAAGGGTCAAAGCTTTGAAGTCTCAGTAGTAGTGGGCACAAAAAAAATCTCACAGTTTGATAGTAATCTGGTTATAAAGCTGCCTTATCAAAAGCTTGCAAATCAAAAAAAGGAAGCAATTGTGGCTTATGAGATAACCCGCGAAGGCTTGTTGAAACCGATTGTAAGCGGGAAGATGGAAGCGGATGGAAAGACTTTCACAATAACAGCAGATCACTGCTCAACATATATCATTGCACATAATGATGTAGGCTTTCTGGATATACAAAAGCATTGGGCAGGCAGCGACATCACTTATCTTGCGTCAAGAGAGGTAATCAAGGGCATGAATGATTCAACGTTTGAACCGGATGAAAATATAACAAGAGCCCAATTTATACAAATTCTGGCCAATCTGTCGGGTTCAGATTTGAATGAATATGAGGATTCAAAATTTGATGATGTAAGCAGAAAGGCATGGTTCACAAAATCAGTATCATGGGCTGCTGATACCGGCCTTGCAGCTGGATATTCAAACAGTGATGGGTCAACATCCTTTCATCCTAATGATACGATTACAAGGCAAGACATGGCAGTAATCCTTTCCAGGTATTTGTCAAAGATTGAAAAGAAAGAACTGCGCGGAGGAAACAAAGAAGTAAACTTTACAGATAGAAATCAGATTGACAGCTATGCACAAGCAGCCATAAAAGAACTGCAGAAAGCAGGTGTTATTAATGGAAAAACGTCAAAAACGTTTGTTCCAAAAGGGAATGCTACAAGAGCAGAATGTTCCAAAATGATTTCTGTATTGATGCAAAATTATTTATAATTAAATGTTATACAAAGAGGATATTTTTATATCCTCTTTGTAGTTTTTGCCATTCTTTTAAACAATGCTTAAAGTGCACTCGCCCAAATCAAATATCCAAAAATTCCATGAATAATATACTTCATATGTTTCTCCTATGTGATGCAGTTTCGTGTTAAAAATGTTGGCAGCTTGCTTCCATATTTATTTACTTTATCCTGCTTTGTATCCATCCTCTATTAAATCGAATCATTGAACAGCAAAATCCCAAATCTAATATAAAAACTTGAATGAAAAACCACGGATCAAACAACATTTCACACCCAGCAACAATAATTCGTTGTGCGAATTTTGGATCTTCATTAAACGGATCAAATCCAAACCAATCATACAGAAAGAGAGTAATCGTTTCAAGTATTTCACTCCGGTAAGCAATGCTTATATAAATTAAAATCAAATTAAATCCTATAAGAAAATAATAATATGTTTTTTCAAAAGAAATTCTTTGATCATTGCGTCTTCTTCCCCAATATATACCAAATATAAAAGCGCACGGTATTATCAGAAGCAGAAAAGGAAAATATTCCGGGTCAGGCGAGTACAAATTAAGAGAGATACCTTCTCTCATGAATAAAATGCTTTGCATTACAAAAATAATGAAACTTAAAATATATAACCCGATATATCCTAAAAAGTAAAAACGAAGTGATTTTAACATAAACGCGTCTCCTAATTCTGTTTAGACATTTTACGACATTATTCGACTTTATCAAGATTCAAAAACTTCCTCTTACTTGAAGCGGTTCTGTACTGCTTCATCTCAAAATAAAAGAAGGCAAGAAAAAACTTGCCTTCTTTTATTTTATTTAAATTTAATTATACATGTCCAACGGCTTCCAAATTATAAAGTATTATTTAGAAGCAATTACCCAATAAACTCCTTCACTTCTTTATTGAATTTGTCAGGGTCTTCAAGCTGCAAACCATGTCCGCAATTTGGAAATCCAACCACCTTGGAGTCTTTTATCATTTGATTCAAATATTCACTATTCTCTTTCGTATACAGTAAACTTTCTTCTCCAAATGTAATCAATGTAGGAATGGTAATCTTTGGCAATACTTCACGATAATCTTGCGCACTCATAGAAATCCACATGCGAGTCATAACGGTGGAAGAATTCTTATAGGCCTCTCCGTAGTTCCATTCAAGATCTTCTTTGTTTTTGCAGCCTGATTTCGCATAAATGGCCGGAACAAATGCATCTGCAAACCCCTTCCAGTCTTCATTCATTGAAACCATCGTACCAAAGTTGTCTTCCATGGTGAATTTTCCATAAAGTCCAACCTTGTATGCATCATCTGTGATCAGTTTCGCTGTCATGTCGATGATAACCATTTTATCAATGCCATGCACGCCAAACTGTTTCACATAATCAAACATGATATGAGTACCCATCGACCATCCAATTAAGGTAATCTCTTTTAAGTCTAAAAAATCAATCAGATTTTTTAGATCCTGCGCATATCTTGAAATTGTATATCCATCATCAGGCACTTCTGATAACCCATGCCCTCTCAAGTCATAATAAACTACTTTGTAATCTTTAGACAGCTCCGGTATTTGTTTTTTAAAAAATAAATGGTGAGCGGACCATCCATGGATAAGAACGATCGTCTTTTTTCCTTCTCCTTTCGTTTCATAGAATAACTTCACATTATCGTCAGTCAAAAAATACGCCATTATAATCCCTCCTGTTCATAGAATATACCTTTGCTTTATTCATAACATTTATCATCCTATGAAGCAAGCAAAAGTTAAATAAGTTGTCCCTTTTTCTTTCATTCACCTATTGATGAATTCATATAAAATTTCCTTATTATTCTAATCCATTTACTCGTTTTTATTCATGTATTGTCTCAAGATACACTTCGATTGTCTTCTACATGAAAAAAGAATCCGGTGCTATCACTCCGGATTCTCCAATTCTGTTTATTCCTTTCTCTGACATTTACACATCCTTATAGTCTCTCCTGCATCATTGACAAACGAGCAGGCTCCGCAGATCCCTTCTCCGCAGCAGATACGGAAATTATTGCTGTTTGCAAATTTTGCTTCTGGTAACGTTTTACGTACCAAAGCACCAATCGTATCCACAAAATAGTCTGAAGCAAGCACACTAACACAATCGTAGTTTTCTTTCTTTAACAAACGAAGCAAATCTTTCTGATCCTCCTCATTATTCAAAGTCAGATATTTGATCGTCCCCAGTTCATCGCTGCAATTTATCTCTTCTTTTACATCTCCGATTTTATATTTCCCTTCTAGGTAATCATGAATCAGCTCTGTGCTTATTTTTTCAGTGTCCAAAACAAAATCCACTTTATTTTGACGGCGCAGTGCATTTGCGGTTAAGATTGCCGGAGCAACTCCGATTCCTTTTGCAATCAATAATATTTTTTGCCCCTTTGTCCTTGATGGTCGAAGTGCACTGACTCCTTGAATTCCATTTCGATATACCCCTCGCAAGATAAAGCGCTCCGATTCTTCCAGCAATGCCTTTGTTTTCAATGCAATGATCTTTACTGCAACATGAATGGTTCCCTTCTCTACATCTGCATGCATGACAGAAATCGGCAAATCATAAAAATGGCTGCTCTCTCTTCCTCTTAAAAAAACATAGGAGCCGGGATGACTTGCTTTAATTGCAAATCCCTTTCCTACGTCTAATACAAAAATAACCAAATCATCCAGATAGAATTTTTTTTCTAATATCTTTGCTTCAAATTCTGCTCTAGGATTATTTACTTTCCGATTCCCCTGCACAAATTCATTATATATGCAAACGCCACGCCAATTGCAATCGCAACAATCCTTGCCTTGCAAACGGCTGCAAATCAAGCAATCACCTGTAAGCGCGAGATAACAAGGGCAATTTTCAGTTCCCGCATCAATGCAATCATAAGTATTGTAGTTCATTTAGATGCCCCCTTTTTTTTTTACTACAATACTAAAATATTGAAGCGAAGTGAAATTGGTGACAAC
Proteins encoded in this window:
- a CDS encoding alpha/beta hydrolase; this encodes MAYFLTDDNVKLFYETKGEGKKTIVLIHGWSAHHLFFKKQIPELSKDYKVVYYDLRGHGLSEVPDDGYTISRYAQDLKNLIDFLDLKEITLIGWSMGTHIMFDYVKQFGVHGIDKMVIIDMTAKLITDDAYKVGLYGKFTMEDNFGTMVSMNEDWKGFADAFVPAIYAKSGCKNKEDLEWNYGEAYKNSSTVMTRMWISMSAQDYREVLPKITIPTLITFGEESLLYTKENSEYLNQMIKDSKVVGFPNCGHGLQLEDPDKFNKEVKEFIG